Proteins encoded by one window of Terriglobales bacterium:
- a CDS encoding cytochrome c, with protein MQDQPKFKPLRQSDFYADQRSSRPLLEGTVARGQLQTDAYLYTGMINGEPGNEMPFQATRQVLERGRERFNVYCSPCHSRLGDGNGMVVQRGYRRPPSFHIDRLRQAPMGHFFDVITNGFGAMPDYAAQIPVQDRWAIISYIRALQLSQQAPLSIVPAQERDRMLSQPSASSTPQAGTTLPSGSQGEGASTEQPK; from the coding sequence ATGCCGACCAGCGTTCTTCTCGCCCGCTCCTGGAAGGGACAGTTGCGCGAGGGCAGTTGCAAACCGACGCTTACTTGTATACCGGCATGATCAATGGAGAGCCCGGGAATGAGATGCCATTTCAAGCAACTCGCCAGGTTCTGGAGCGTGGACGCGAACGTTTCAACGTGTATTGTTCGCCCTGCCATTCGCGTTTAGGCGATGGGAACGGCATGGTTGTGCAGCGGGGATATCGGCGGCCACCCTCGTTCCATATTGATCGTCTGCGGCAGGCGCCCATGGGGCACTTTTTCGACGTCATCACCAACGGATTCGGCGCCATGCCGGATTACGCAGCGCAGATTCCAGTGCAGGACCGATGGGCCATCATCTCGTACATACGCGCACTGCAGTTGAGTCAGCAGGCCCCATTGAGCATAGTGCCGGCACAAGAGCGTGATCGCATGCTGTCACAACCCTCTGCAAGCAGTACCCCGCAAGCCGGGACGACGTTGCCCAGCGGCTCACAAGGCGAGGGCGCTTCGACGGAGCAGCCGAAATGA
- a CDS encoding SCO family protein, with product MTALGQDMMGGGAQSPPANVRPPGLQNVGIQQNLNQQIPLGLAFHDESGKPVTLGEYFGKRPVILNLVYYNCPMLCGEVLAGLTSGLKVLPLTMGRDFDVLTVSFDPRETPAMAAEKKKVYLQRYRRPGGEQGWHFLTGSAESITALTRAAGWQYQYDSKSGQFAHTTAIAVLTPQGKISQYYYGVEYAPRDLRLGLVQASSGQIGTLIDQVLLYCYHYDPSSGKYSAIISRVLRVAALVTMLALGSFLFIMFRLGSSNHNLGRAA from the coding sequence ATGACAGCTCTCGGGCAGGACATGATGGGTGGCGGCGCCCAATCTCCTCCTGCGAACGTTCGCCCGCCCGGTTTGCAGAATGTCGGCATCCAGCAAAACTTAAACCAGCAGATTCCACTGGGGCTGGCGTTTCACGATGAATCCGGTAAGCCGGTCACGCTCGGGGAATATTTCGGCAAGCGACCCGTGATCCTGAATCTGGTTTATTACAACTGTCCCATGCTGTGCGGTGAGGTTCTCGCCGGACTCACCAGCGGGCTTAAAGTTCTGCCTCTTACCATGGGAAGAGACTTCGACGTTCTCACGGTAAGTTTTGACCCGAGAGAGACTCCGGCAATGGCGGCAGAGAAGAAGAAAGTCTACCTTCAACGCTACCGCCGGCCGGGCGGAGAACAGGGTTGGCATTTCCTCACTGGAAGCGCGGAATCTATTACGGCGCTTACCCGCGCCGCTGGCTGGCAGTACCAATACGATTCGAAATCCGGGCAATTTGCCCACACTACCGCGATTGCTGTGTTAACCCCACAAGGAAAGATTTCGCAGTACTACTACGGGGTGGAATACGCGCCGCGTGATCTGCGGCTCGGCTTGGTGCAAGCTTCAAGCGGGCAGATCGGCACCTTGATCGACCAGGTGTTGTTGTACTGCTATCACTACGATCCCAGCAGTGGAAAGTACAGCGCCATCATCAGCCGCGTACTACGAGTAGCGGCGCTAGTCACAATGCTGGCTCTCGGCAGTTTTTTATTCATCATGTTTCGATTGGGCAGCAGTAACCACAACTTAGGACGCGCCGCATAA
- the coxB gene encoding cytochrome c oxidase subunit II has product MNFQMPFWPPQASTSAARLDALFIFLLLVTGLVTILIFALIVVFALKFRDTRVRAATQIEGSLPIELTWSIVPFGIFIVFFVWGAVLYFQERTPPQGAMEIYVVAKQWMWKLQHLEGQREINELHIPVNRDVKLIMTSQDVVHSFYAPAFRLKQDVIPGRYTVLWFHPIRAGTYHLFCAEFCGTQHSGMIGSIVVMNPSDYQTWLSGGGAEGSLSATGQKLFQELGCGSCHRADTQGRGPNLVGLYGKPVQLEDGRVVTGDENYIRESILNPGAKVVSGFKNIMPTFQGILSEEQLLALVEYIKSLQTPQQREPVSNRPAVPSRATRP; this is encoded by the coding sequence ATGAACTTCCAGATGCCATTTTGGCCGCCCCAAGCTTCCACCTCGGCTGCCCGCCTGGATGCGCTCTTCATTTTTCTGCTGTTGGTGACCGGATTAGTCACAATCCTGATCTTCGCCCTGATTGTCGTCTTTGCTTTGAAATTCCGGGACACCAGAGTCCGTGCTGCCACGCAGATCGAGGGCTCCCTTCCCATCGAGCTCACGTGGAGTATCGTGCCGTTCGGGATTTTTATCGTCTTCTTCGTCTGGGGCGCAGTTTTGTACTTCCAGGAGCGAACTCCTCCCCAGGGCGCAATGGAGATTTATGTCGTAGCCAAGCAGTGGATGTGGAAGCTGCAGCACCTGGAAGGCCAGCGGGAGATCAATGAATTACACATTCCAGTTAATCGCGACGTCAAGCTGATTATGACTTCGCAGGATGTGGTGCACAGTTTCTATGCGCCCGCTTTCAGGCTCAAGCAGGATGTGATCCCGGGGCGTTATACCGTCCTCTGGTTCCATCCCATTCGCGCGGGAACTTATCATCTGTTTTGTGCTGAATTCTGTGGAACACAACATTCCGGAATGATCGGAAGCATCGTGGTGATGAATCCCTCTGATTACCAGACATGGCTTTCAGGAGGAGGGGCCGAAGGCTCATTGTCGGCGACCGGGCAGAAGCTCTTCCAGGAGCTGGGCTGCGGTTCTTGCCACCGCGCGGATACGCAAGGTCGAGGGCCCAATTTGGTGGGACTCTATGGCAAGCCTGTGCAACTCGAAGACGGACGGGTGGTTACGGGCGATGAAAACTATATTCGCGAATCCATACTGAATCCTGGCGCAAAAGTGGTCTCCGGATTCAAAAACATCATGCCCACGTTTCAGGGAATTTTAAGCGAGGAACAACTCTTGGCGCTGGTCGAATATATTAAGTCGCTCCAGACTCCGCAACAGCGCGAGCCGGTGAGCAACCGTCCAGCCGTCCCGAGCAGAGCAACCCGACCGTAG
- the ctaD gene encoding cytochrome c oxidase subunit I — MATAVATAERTHYLNADYGIRSWLLTTDHKRIALLYLISITFFFFIGGFFALLIRLELLTPAGDLVMPDTYNKLFSMHGQVMIFFFLIPSVPAVLGNFLIPMMIGAKDLAFPRLNLLSWYLYISAGLLMLYTIMAGGVDTGWTFYPPYSTSFSNSNVVLAATSIFIAGFSSILTGLNFIVTVHRMRAPGMTWSRLPLFVWSNYATAIIQVLGTPVLAITLALVGLERIFHIGVFDPKVGGDPVLFQHLFWFYSHPAVYIMILPGMGVVSEIVPCFSRKRIFGYSFIAMASVAIAVLGFLVWAHHQFVAGISVYSAMIFSFFSYMVAVPSAIKVFNWTATMYRGKISYTTPMLYAFGFIGLFTMGGMTGLFLAALGLDVHVHDTYFVVAHFHYIMVGGMVMAYIGGLHFWWPKISGRMYPELWGRLAALIIFIGFHLTFFPQFILGYLGMPRRYHAYTSEFQILNVLSTAGASILAVGYLLPMVYFLWSLRYGKLATDNPWAASGLEWMTPSPPPTFNFEETPVVTWEAYNYDQLPQEVPVGE; from the coding sequence ATGGCAACCGCAGTAGCAACCGCAGAGCGCACCCATTACTTGAATGCCGACTATGGCATCAGGTCTTGGCTGTTGACCACCGATCACAAGCGCATCGCGCTGCTCTATCTGATCTCCATTACCTTCTTCTTTTTTATTGGCGGCTTCTTCGCATTGTTGATCCGGCTCGAGCTGCTCACCCCGGCTGGAGACCTGGTAATGCCAGACACCTACAACAAGTTGTTTTCCATGCACGGCCAGGTGATGATCTTCTTTTTTCTGATTCCTTCAGTGCCGGCAGTGTTGGGAAATTTTTTGATTCCGATGATGATCGGCGCTAAGGACCTCGCATTCCCGCGCCTCAATCTACTGAGCTGGTACTTATACATCTCCGCCGGACTTCTAATGCTGTACACCATCATGGCCGGTGGGGTTGATACCGGCTGGACTTTTTACCCTCCCTACAGCACCTCATTTAGTAATTCAAATGTGGTCCTGGCAGCCACCTCAATCTTCATTGCTGGATTCTCTTCTATCCTTACTGGACTCAACTTCATCGTTACAGTACATCGCATGCGGGCGCCGGGGATGACCTGGTCGCGACTGCCATTGTTCGTCTGGTCTAACTACGCCACGGCAATAATCCAGGTGCTTGGAACGCCGGTGCTCGCCATCACCTTGGCGCTGGTTGGCCTGGAGCGCATATTTCACATTGGAGTTTTCGACCCCAAAGTCGGCGGAGATCCGGTGCTGTTTCAGCACCTCTTCTGGTTTTATTCGCACCCCGCGGTTTACATCATGATTTTGCCGGGCATGGGGGTGGTGAGCGAGATTGTGCCTTGTTTCTCGCGCAAGAGAATATTCGGATATTCGTTTATTGCAATGGCCAGTGTTGCCATAGCCGTGCTTGGTTTCCTGGTATGGGCCCACCACCAATTTGTGGCCGGAATTTCCGTTTACTCGGCCATGATCTTCTCTTTTTTCAGCTATATGGTGGCGGTTCCTTCGGCCATTAAAGTCTTCAACTGGACTGCCACCATGTACAGGGGCAAGATCTCCTATACCACTCCCATGCTGTATGCCTTCGGCTTCATCGGCCTGTTCACCATGGGGGGAATGACGGGGCTGTTCCTGGCTGCTTTGGGACTGGATGTTCACGTTCACGATACATACTTTGTGGTCGCTCACTTCCACTACATCATGGTGGGCGGAATGGTTATGGCCTATATCGGAGGCCTGCATTTCTGGTGGCCCAAGATTTCCGGCCGGATGTATCCGGAACTGTGGGGCAGGCTCGCGGCGTTGATCATCTTCATAGGTTTCCATTTGACCTTTTTCCCGCAATTCATTCTTGGGTATCTGGGGATGCCGCGGCGATATCACGCATACACTTCGGAGTTCCAGATACTGAACGTGCTCTCTACTGCCGGAGCCTCTATTCTTGCCGTCGGGTACTTGTTACCGATGGTTTATTTCCTGTGGTCGCTGCGTTATGGAAAGTTGGCCACAGACAACCCTTGGGCCGCTTCGGGCCTGGAATGGATGACCCCTTCGCCGCCGCCTACTTTTAACTTTGAAGAAACCCCAGTGGTGACCTGGGAGGCGTACAACTACGACCAACTCCCGCAGGAGGTCCCGGTTGGGGAATAG
- a CDS encoding cytochrome c oxidase subunit 3 family protein — MGNSRTVVAKRELRHHFSDLEQQREASSMGMWVFLVTEIMFFGGMFCCYLVYRYLYFHAWVEGSQHMEFWYGTINTVVLIGSSLTMALAVRASQLGQRKLLVLLLLLTILLGLAFMGIKAVEYHQHWLNHEFPGSSFDLKKWQDAPHVEMFFVLYFTMTGFHALHVVIGLFAVGFVAYFAWRGRYTAEYHNPVENVGLYWHFVDLVWIYLYPLLYLISHRHA; from the coding sequence TTGGGGAATAGCCGGACAGTAGTCGCGAAACGCGAACTGCGCCACCACTTCTCCGACCTGGAGCAGCAGCGGGAAGCCTCCAGCATGGGGATGTGGGTGTTTCTAGTCACCGAGATCATGTTCTTTGGCGGCATGTTCTGTTGTTATCTGGTCTATCGCTATCTGTACTTCCACGCCTGGGTGGAAGGCAGCCAGCACATGGAATTCTGGTACGGCACCATAAATACCGTGGTGCTGATCGGTAGCAGTTTGACGATGGCATTGGCAGTGCGTGCCTCTCAATTGGGACAGCGGAAGCTGCTGGTCCTTCTGCTCCTCCTTACTATTTTGCTGGGATTGGCATTCATGGGCATCAAGGCCGTCGAATACCATCAGCATTGGCTCAATCACGAGTTTCCCGGAAGCAGCTTTGACCTGAAGAAGTGGCAAGATGCCCCGCATGTTGAAATGTTTTTTGTCTTGTACTTCACCATGACTGGGTTCCACGCCCTACACGTCGTGATCGGGTTGTTTGCTGTAGGGTTCGTCGCCTATTTTGCCTGGCGCGGGCGCTACACCGCGGAGTATCACAATCCGGTTGAGAATGTGGGGCTGTACTGGCACTTTGTTGATTTGGTATGGATCTATTTATATCCCCTGCTTTACCTGATTAGTCATCGGCACGCATAG
- a CDS encoding cytochrome C oxidase subunit IV family protein, whose product MEHISPKRTYVLVWAALMVLTVVTAAVSRIDLGPFSTPVALFIASCKGVLVVLFFMHAKYISGKTTYLVIAAGFFWLLILLFLAMSDYISRAWI is encoded by the coding sequence ATGGAACACATTTCACCAAAGAGAACGTACGTTCTGGTCTGGGCCGCCTTGATGGTTTTAACGGTGGTTACCGCCGCTGTCTCGCGCATTGATCTCGGGCCGTTTAGCACGCCGGTGGCCCTGTTTATCGCCAGCTGCAAAGGTGTTCTGGTTGTGCTTTTCTTCATGCACGCGAAGTACATCAGCGGGAAGACTACTTACCTGGTTATTGCCGCGGGATTCTTTTGGCTGCTCATTCTCCTCTTCCTGGCTATGAGCGATTACATCAGCCGAGCCTGGATCTAG